The genomic DNA AAACGGGTGCTCGagatataattgaaaaaataaataaacttggATTTACTGCTAATTTATTTAGCAATAATGAAAAAGACAGTAGGAATTATTTAAGTCAAAGGCAAGTAattattctattaatttttatttttttgaatatttaattcaataaattaataagattatttaattacataaaaaacaGAGAAGAAATTCAAAAGTGGAGGACATCTTTTTTAATATCCTTAATCTTCGGACTTCCAAGTATGATAATAATGACTTATTTTATGTTAGACATGTCGATTAATCATAAAAACCATGAAGATATGTGTTGTGTTATTCCCGGTGTGTcttgggaaaatttattgcttttaatattttcaacccCTGTACAATTTTTTGGTGGTTGGCATTTTTATGTTCAAGCGTACAAGGCTCTTAAGCACGGTACAATGAATATGGATGTTCTTATTTCAATGACAACGACTATCTCATATGTTTATTCATTATGTGTATTAATAGCAGCGATCGCAATGCAAGAGCATACGAGTCCTCAAACATTTTTTGACACGCCACCGATGTTATTGGTTTTTATTAGCTTAGGTCGATGGCTCGAGCACGTAGCCAAGGGAAAAACATCAGAAGCTTTATCAAAACTTTTATCATTGAAAGCTACTGACGCAGTGTTAGTAACTCTGGGACCTAACAAGGAGATTTTATCAGAACGAGTGATTAGTATTGATTTAGTTCAACAAGGTGATGTACTTAAAGTCTTCCAAGGTTCAAAGGTCCCAGTAGATGGCCGAGTATTATCTGGACAATCAGCTTGTGATGAAAGTTTAATTACGGGTGAGAGTATGCCAGTGTTAAAAAAACCCGATTCAATTGTCATCGGTGGATCGATTAATCAAAGTGGACCTCTTTTAATAACCGCAACGCACACTGGTGAACATACAACACTTGCACAGATAGTCCGTTTAGTAGAGGAAGCTCAGACAAGCAAAGCCCCAATTCAGCAATTGGCAGATAAAGTTGCTGGATATTTTATACCATTTGTAATAATAGTATCTGTCCTGACACTTATTGTCTGGATCATAGTGGGATATGTAAACATAAATGGTTTGCCAATATCGACAATAAATGAAATCAATGGATTTAGAAGAAATAAAGATGAGATTATTTTCCAGTATGCATTTAGATGCGCTCTTTCAGTGCTTGCAATCGCATGTCCATGTGCTTTAGGATTAGCAACACCTACCGCTGTAATGGTGGGTACTGGTGTTGGTGCTTTAAatggaattttaataaaaggtGCTGATTCTCTAGAAAATGCGCACAAAGTTAAATGTATTGTTTTCGATAAAACTGGAACCTTAACACATGGTACACCTACCGTCTGCAGAATAGGACTTTTTgtcaatgaaaaaatattttcaatagtcaAACTTTTAGCTATTATTGGTACCGCAGAAACCCGCAGTGAGCATCCGATCGCTTCAGGTAAATACagactataaataaataaataaataaataaaattagtttctATAATAGTACATTGCGTAACGAGTGGACTAACTCAGTCATTATTCGTCAAGCGCATTGGTTTTAGCACGAGACGGAGGCGTGTGCTAAAGACATTGTGTTTTACGGATAATGGCTTAGTCCACGTGTTACGTACTATACTTTATTTAACGCATGTCTGGTTATTCTGAATTATCGAACCTCTAAATCGAAGTCACTGTGGTCATTTAGCGATACGGTGGTGATTTCCGCTTATTAAACACTTTGTAATaatagagtaaattttattatgagctCATTATGTCACACTGATGGAAAATCTATAAATCTGCATTGCCTTGTCATTTATTATATAGTACACAGGTCAACAAAGGGCCACTTAGGGTTCGCTTTACAGCTATGATAAAATAGGATAACCGTGCATGCgttgaagaaaattattttactttttatttcagcTATTGTTCGTTTTGTTAAAGAAACTCTTGGTACTGAAGTTACCGGTAAGTGTATTAAGTTCCAAGGTGTTGCAGGATGTGGTCTCAAGTGCCAAGTTACGCATTTATCTACAATGATGTCTTATGCTTATAAATCTGAAAcgatacttaattatttaaatcaagtGCGACTTGAATCTTCCggtacatttaatttaaataatgttcCAGTAGATTTAATAAGTTTTCCAACAAATGATCATGAAAAGTCTAGTCTTCAGCTTGAATTATTAGATCCTGATATGTCAAATAATCAAGGTAGTTCTAAAGATTATTATGAAGTGTTTATTGGTAATCGTGAGTGGATGCGTCGAAACGGTATCACGATACCTCAACATGTTGATGTACAAATGATGGAACAAGAAAGTTTAGGAAGTACATCGATTTTAGTcggaattaataatatattagtaGCAACTATAAATGTTGCGGATACAGTGAAACCAGAAGCACATTTAGTAGTGtatactttgaaaaaaatgggattagaagtaattttattaactggAGATAATCGAAAAACTGCTGCATCTGTTGCTAAACAAGTAAACATGATTAACTGTCTTTCTTTTTCctctttttataatatttaactaatgtatattcaatttattagaTCGGTATCACTAAAATATTTGCAGAAGTGTTACCGTCTCACAAAGTTGCCAAAATACGTAAGCTTCAAGAGCAAGGAATTCGCGTGGCTATGATAGGAGATGGAATAAATGATAGCCCAGCTCTTGCTCAAGCTGATGTTGGTATTGCTATTGCATCTGGAACTGATGTTGCTGTTGAAGCTGCGGATGTCGTTTTAATGAAGGTTAGATCATCattattctgaaaaaatttttctgtcacCTATCAGAATaaaacattattaataatttatttaatatatttcagaATGATTTATTAGATGTCGTAGGATGTCTAGATCTATCAAGAAAAACTGTATTTAGAataagattaaattttttatttgcaagtatttataatttactagGCATTCCGATAGCTGCTGGATTGTTCAGTCCTTTTGGTTTTTTTCTCGAACCTTGGATGGCTTCTGCTGCTATGGCCTTGAGTTCAGTTTCAGTTGTTGCAAGTTCACTGATGCTTAAATTGTAActgatataatttataacagttaattataatttattaaaattatttattaagctaattttctatcatagataTAAAAAGCCAACCAGACAGACCCTAGAAACTCCGGAGTATTTGTCAAACTTGCAAATGCATTGTACGAAACCATTGGAACATGTAATTACGATGAATCATCGTAGTAAAGATACTTCAATTATAGAACCTTTGCGTTCTTCGTCAACATTATCGaggtatgaaaaaaaaataataataactatacaatgtttttaacaaactgtttatgattaaatttgaatttatcagcACGTTAGCATGATGATTTGCAcgaatttataacaattttttatcggTGCGTATTTAACTTCTCATATTGcttattttaacatattttgcacttgaatttttgtataaatttttattcatcttcTTGCTAGAcaatataatacaaaaaatagtgGGATATAATGTAATTAACTGTAAGTATTTCTATGTTATTAACTTTAATGtacatcattaattaattcactatatcacagtaaaaaatattgtgtatctgtgttaaaacggtccgtgttaaattttttctgctgattattttgtgttgaacCAACACATTTACtaagtgttactttaaaaattaacacaaaattaatGTTAAAAACTCAATCGATAGTcacggaaaaattattagaaaaatcgaagtgaaatcgatattttataaatgtcaatttcacttaaattttaactataaatatattaaatttaccattaactacattgtaaaaaatgagGAATAAATCCAGAGTgagtacggattttatttaaatctgaattcactcgaagtttaaaaaaaaaaattctctgcatGCGAAttgaatagattttttttagcggagtgatttcggcaTGAtgcgaattttatttcaatccacaTCCATTCCAATCCAGAGTTTTAACACTTaaagtatattacacacctagtaGGATATTCCAACTCATGCGTGTAATTGCCTACCCGATCCGAAAGAATTAGGACATCCTACCTTCCTTCGTGGTGTGTAAACTATTTTTCACTAGATCTgtacctgaaagtttaaatttgcttctgttgaaattcaacacaaatagACTGTGTTGaagaataattcaaatattgtcTGGACCGTTTCCAACGCACAGATtatgttgattttaacacaacattttttactgtgtatatCAATGACCAATGGCTTTAATTAAACgataagattttaatttaatcgtaACAACATACTAATTTATAATCTACCTACTTATGGCTTTTATTGTGCCTGGcctcaaaatttactaaaaattatatcatTAATCTTTCGTTGATTGTGAAATGAGCGATTTGCTTATTCGATATTGCTCTAGATGTAAGAGATTATTAGTTCAAATGAAACGTCAAAGAAAGTGAGATCAatggatatttataaataaatttatattttttataggtTGTTTGGAACTAAAGATGAAATAGAAGGCCTCCTTATAGATGAAGATCAAGTAGGATTtacagtgaaaaatttttcaaaccaaAAAATTGCTACTGTTAATGGAGAAATTATATcataatacatttttaatatttttttaataaatttattacacatACCAGTGATGTATATTAATTTGCTTTTGATA from Microplitis mediator isolate UGA2020A chromosome 7, iyMicMedi2.1, whole genome shotgun sequence includes the following:
- the LOC130672401 gene encoding copper-transporting ATPase 1 isoform X2 encodes the protein MEIQDISKTNELSIEYSTTNKITPTDKKESNTELVDKPVVNGDVDDEPDYDGTIQHDQESRISQTNGDTTASIKIKIIGMSCQSCVQNIESTIGKRKGVLNIRVDLEESTGYVKYDPQEISGNELVEAINDMGFEASLEPSQISDVNVHEVVNKLEINPSACVIHVDGMTCQSCVKSITDVMLKKLGVIKINVSLNDKEASVSYNDADITPIEIATSIEEMGFDAYVKEVNGNAMISPTKTISKDKCNTSFLSVNGAGDYKKADNFSKCHLQINGMTCSSCIAAIEKHCKKLYGVENISVGLLAAKAEVIYAPDKISPMDIASSITDLGFPSTLIEEPGTGVTEVELQISGMTCASCVNKIESTVSKLPGVQSANVALATQRGKFKFDSSKTGARDIIEKINKLGFTANLFSNNEKDSRNYLSQREEIQKWRTSFLISLIFGLPSMIIMTYFMLDMSINHKNHEDMCCVIPGVSWENLLLLIFSTPVQFFGGWHFYVQAYKALKHGTMNMDVLISMTTTISYVYSLCVLIAAIAMQEHTSPQTFFDTPPMLLVFISLGRWLEHVAKGKTSEALSKLLSLKATDAVLVTLGPNKEILSERVISIDLVQQGDVLKVFQGSKVPVDGRVLSGQSACDESLITGESMPVLKKPDSIVIGGSINQSGPLLITATHTGEHTTLAQIVRLVEEAQTSKAPIQQLADKVAGYFIPFVIIVSVLTLIVWIIVGYVNINGLPISTINEINGFRRNKDEIIFQYAFRCALSVLAIACPCALGLATPTAVMVGTGVGALNGILIKGADSLENAHKVKCIVFDKTGTLTHGTPTVCRIGLFVNEKIFSIVKLLAIIGTAETRSEHPIASAIVRFVKETLGTEVTGKCIKFQGVAGCGLKCQVTHLSTMMSYAYKSETILNYLNQVRLESSGTFNLNNVPVDLISFPTNDHEKSSLQLELLDPDMSNNQGSSKDYYEVFIGNREWMRRNGITIPQHVDVQMMEQESLGSTSILVGINNILVATINVADTVKPEAHLVVYTLKKMGLEVILLTGDNRKTAASVAKQIGITKIFAEVLPSHKVAKIRKLQEQGIRVAMIGDGINDSPALAQADVGIAIASGTDVAVEAADVVLMKNDLLDVVGCLDLSRKTVFRIRLNFLFASIYNLLGIPIAAGLFSPFGFFLEPWMASAAMALSSVSVVASSLMLKLYKKPTRQTLETPEYLSNLQMHCTKPLEHVITMNHRSKDTSIIEPLRSSSTLSRLFGTKDEIEGLLIDEDQVGFTVKNFSNQKIATVNGEIIS
- the LOC130672401 gene encoding copper-transporting ATPase 1 isoform X1 codes for the protein MSFYLETSVNQIKFVDENLLPSVKSVKFHGYNNKYNNYTANENACLLGDVDDEPDYDGTIQHDQESRISQTNGDTTASIKIKIIGMSCQSCVQNIESTIGKRKGVLNIRVDLEESTGYVKYDPQEISGNELVEAINDMGFEASLEPSQISDVNVHEVVNKLEINPSACVIHVDGMTCQSCVKSITDVMLKKLGVIKINVSLNDKEASVSYNDADITPIEIATSIEEMGFDAYVKEVNGNAMISPTKTISKDKCNTSFLSVNGAGDYKKADNFSKCHLQINGMTCSSCIAAIEKHCKKLYGVENISVGLLAAKAEVIYAPDKISPMDIASSITDLGFPSTLIEEPGTGVTEVELQISGMTCASCVNKIESTVSKLPGVQSANVALATQRGKFKFDSSKTGARDIIEKINKLGFTANLFSNNEKDSRNYLSQREEIQKWRTSFLISLIFGLPSMIIMTYFMLDMSINHKNHEDMCCVIPGVSWENLLLLIFSTPVQFFGGWHFYVQAYKALKHGTMNMDVLISMTTTISYVYSLCVLIAAIAMQEHTSPQTFFDTPPMLLVFISLGRWLEHVAKGKTSEALSKLLSLKATDAVLVTLGPNKEILSERVISIDLVQQGDVLKVFQGSKVPVDGRVLSGQSACDESLITGESMPVLKKPDSIVIGGSINQSGPLLITATHTGEHTTLAQIVRLVEEAQTSKAPIQQLADKVAGYFIPFVIIVSVLTLIVWIIVGYVNINGLPISTINEINGFRRNKDEIIFQYAFRCALSVLAIACPCALGLATPTAVMVGTGVGALNGILIKGADSLENAHKVKCIVFDKTGTLTHGTPTVCRIGLFVNEKIFSIVKLLAIIGTAETRSEHPIASAIVRFVKETLGTEVTGKCIKFQGVAGCGLKCQVTHLSTMMSYAYKSETILNYLNQVRLESSGTFNLNNVPVDLISFPTNDHEKSSLQLELLDPDMSNNQGSSKDYYEVFIGNREWMRRNGITIPQHVDVQMMEQESLGSTSILVGINNILVATINVADTVKPEAHLVVYTLKKMGLEVILLTGDNRKTAASVAKQIGITKIFAEVLPSHKVAKIRKLQEQGIRVAMIGDGINDSPALAQADVGIAIASGTDVAVEAADVVLMKNDLLDVVGCLDLSRKTVFRIRLNFLFASIYNLLGIPIAAGLFSPFGFFLEPWMASAAMALSSVSVVASSLMLKLYKKPTRQTLETPEYLSNLQMHCTKPLEHVITMNHRSKDTSIIEPLRSSSTLSRLFGTKDEIEGLLIDEDQVGFTVKNFSNQKIATVNGEIIS
- the LOC130672401 gene encoding copper-transporting ATPase 1 isoform X3, with product MLKMSDKIPLINKTTRVANTFWDVDDEPDYDGTIQHDQESRISQTNGDTTASIKIKIIGMSCQSCVQNIESTIGKRKGVLNIRVDLEESTGYVKYDPQEISGNELVEAINDMGFEASLEPSQISDVNVHEVVNKLEINPSACVIHVDGMTCQSCVKSITDVMLKKLGVIKINVSLNDKEASVSYNDADITPIEIATSIEEMGFDAYVKEVNGNAMISPTKTISKDKCNTSFLSVNGAGDYKKADNFSKCHLQINGMTCSSCIAAIEKHCKKLYGVENISVGLLAAKAEVIYAPDKISPMDIASSITDLGFPSTLIEEPGTGVTEVELQISGMTCASCVNKIESTVSKLPGVQSANVALATQRGKFKFDSSKTGARDIIEKINKLGFTANLFSNNEKDSRNYLSQREEIQKWRTSFLISLIFGLPSMIIMTYFMLDMSINHKNHEDMCCVIPGVSWENLLLLIFSTPVQFFGGWHFYVQAYKALKHGTMNMDVLISMTTTISYVYSLCVLIAAIAMQEHTSPQTFFDTPPMLLVFISLGRWLEHVAKGKTSEALSKLLSLKATDAVLVTLGPNKEILSERVISIDLVQQGDVLKVFQGSKVPVDGRVLSGQSACDESLITGESMPVLKKPDSIVIGGSINQSGPLLITATHTGEHTTLAQIVRLVEEAQTSKAPIQQLADKVAGYFIPFVIIVSVLTLIVWIIVGYVNINGLPISTINEINGFRRNKDEIIFQYAFRCALSVLAIACPCALGLATPTAVMVGTGVGALNGILIKGADSLENAHKVKCIVFDKTGTLTHGTPTVCRIGLFVNEKIFSIVKLLAIIGTAETRSEHPIASAIVRFVKETLGTEVTGKCIKFQGVAGCGLKCQVTHLSTMMSYAYKSETILNYLNQVRLESSGTFNLNNVPVDLISFPTNDHEKSSLQLELLDPDMSNNQGSSKDYYEVFIGNREWMRRNGITIPQHVDVQMMEQESLGSTSILVGINNILVATINVADTVKPEAHLVVYTLKKMGLEVILLTGDNRKTAASVAKQIGITKIFAEVLPSHKVAKIRKLQEQGIRVAMIGDGINDSPALAQADVGIAIASGTDVAVEAADVVLMKNDLLDVVGCLDLSRKTVFRIRLNFLFASIYNLLGIPIAAGLFSPFGFFLEPWMASAAMALSSVSVVASSLMLKLYKKPTRQTLETPEYLSNLQMHCTKPLEHVITMNHRSKDTSIIEPLRSSSTLSRLFGTKDEIEGLLIDEDQVGFTVKNFSNQKIATVNGEIIS